In Tepidimonas taiwanensis, the following are encoded in one genomic region:
- a CDS encoding tail protein X, with amino-acid sequence MMPIYTTQQDGERLDLICYRWYGTLAGRMVERVLEANPGLAARDPANLPARTSIAMPPAPARATPAPRII; translated from the coding sequence ATGATGCCCATCTACACCACGCAGCAAGACGGCGAGCGCCTCGACCTCATCTGCTATCGCTGGTATGGCACGCTCGCAGGCCGCATGGTCGAGCGCGTGCTGGAGGCCAATCCTGGCCTGGCCGCGCGTGACCCGGCCAACCTGCCGGCGCGCACGTCCATCGCCATGCCGCCCGCGCCTGCGCGCGCAACGCCTGCGCCGAGGATCATCTGA
- a CDS encoding phage late control D family protein: protein MRPVFYLFSVDGADLTDTLMDRVTRLTVVDAEGLASDTLEVELDDRGQRIPLPAAGDRLRLLLGYLDRPPIPTIGDFVVDEVRLSGPPLTVSFSAKGADMVRTSVKAPRIDAGDDDTLDRLARRIAQRQGLEPHIHPDAAHIPIGHIDQQGESDMALLTRVARARDWVLRLDGERLTLRPHAGNLPPAREPQPWRPALHRLDARRITRYDYTSNSRSQYSRVRSYYYDPDTGRRVPVEVGDGQHPDAPVMEVRHDAKDERAARDAAAARLRQLRRSSGSLTLELPGDTRLLAGHHVLVTGLSDPVGGQWVIQRAEHTLDAEGLRTRIECVPPSEGGRASQDLIDEIIEEVE from the coding sequence ATGCGCCCGGTGTTCTACCTCTTCAGCGTGGACGGCGCCGACCTCACCGACACGCTGATGGATCGCGTGACACGGCTGACCGTGGTGGACGCCGAAGGGCTGGCCAGCGACACGCTGGAAGTCGAGCTCGACGACCGCGGGCAGCGCATCCCGCTGCCGGCCGCTGGCGACCGGCTGCGGCTGCTGCTGGGGTATCTTGATCGGCCGCCCATCCCCACCATCGGCGATTTCGTCGTGGACGAAGTGCGGCTATCTGGCCCGCCGCTGACGGTCTCGTTTTCCGCCAAGGGCGCGGACATGGTGCGCACGTCGGTCAAAGCCCCGCGCATCGATGCCGGTGACGACGACACGCTGGACAGGCTTGCGCGTCGCATCGCGCAGCGCCAAGGGCTTGAGCCCCACATCCATCCGGACGCGGCCCACATCCCCATCGGCCACATCGACCAGCAGGGTGAGAGCGACATGGCGCTGCTCACCCGCGTGGCCAGGGCGCGCGACTGGGTGCTGCGGCTGGACGGCGAGCGCCTGACGCTGCGCCCGCACGCGGGCAACCTGCCACCGGCGCGCGAGCCGCAGCCATGGCGCCCGGCGCTGCACCGGCTGGATGCCAGGCGGATCACGCGCTACGACTACACCAGCAACAGCCGCAGCCAGTACAGCCGGGTGCGCAGCTACTACTACGACCCGGACACCGGCCGGCGCGTGCCGGTGGAAGTCGGCGACGGACAGCACCCGGATGCGCCCGTCATGGAGGTGCGACACGACGCCAAAGACGAGCGCGCCGCGCGCGATGCCGCAGCCGCCCGCCTGCGCCAGCTGCGGCGCTCAAGCGGCAGCCTGACGCTTGAGCTGCCCGGCGACACACGCCTGCTGGCGGGTCATCACGTGCTCGTGACTGGGCTATCCGATCCTGTCGGCGGGCAGTGGGTCATCCAGCGCGCCGAGCACACGCTGGATGCCGAAGGTCTGCGCACGCGCATCGAGTGCGTGCCGCCCTCCGAAGGCGGCCGCGCCAGTCAAGACCTGATCGACGAGATCATCGAGGAGGTGGAATGA
- a CDS encoding phage tail protein, which translates to MDVLMTLGDGTQVLRFAIETAAYQSLTRRTEWRWPAQDRLWAEPARQFTGRGTDEITIEGVILPAYRGGLGQIKAMRALADAALKDGSAARPLMLTTGYGDVLGEWVITGLEEEQPVIGPSGAPLEQRFRLTLAAYARDAA; encoded by the coding sequence ATGGACGTGCTCATGACGCTTGGCGATGGCACGCAGGTGTTGCGCTTTGCCATCGAGACTGCCGCCTACCAGTCACTCACCCGCCGCACCGAGTGGCGCTGGCCCGCGCAGGATCGGCTGTGGGCGGAGCCAGCGCGCCAGTTCACCGGGCGCGGCACCGACGAGATCACCATCGAAGGCGTGATCCTGCCGGCCTACCGTGGCGGCCTTGGGCAGATCAAGGCCATGCGTGCGCTGGCCGACGCGGCACTGAAAGACGGCAGCGCCGCGCGGCCGCTGATGCTGACCACCGGCTACGGCGACGTGCTGGGAGAGTGGGTCATCACCGGCCTGGAAGAGGAGCAGCCCGTCATCGGCCCATCCGGCGCGCCGCTGGAGCAGCGCTTTCGCCTGACGCTGGCCGCCTACGCGAGGGACGCCGCATGA